The segment ATAATTAATTGTATGCTTCTTCGAAACATTATAAAAATGGTTACATATTTCCGTAATCAAATAGATCAGCTATTATAGCATCTATGGCCATCAGAACAGACTTTGTGGCGAGTTTGTTGCTATCTGAGTAGAACATGGACACTGAGGAGTTGACAGTTACCCTGACTGACTTGCTCCATGTCGTGCACAGCTTCTGTGGCCATCTGGAGGGTAAGCTCCACTTCCACATTTAGTCTTCTGTTTCTCTCCTGTACAAACAGAACGCAGAATGTAATAACATACATGTGATGTGTACCAGTGGAATGCAAAATGTACTGTATTTTCAACCCCATTCACAGGACACCAAAATTCactggaaatgaaaatttgtacagcactttgatttttttttttgatatatgcTGTCATTCTCTTCAAATTCTCGCTTGAGAGATTCTGGAAAACTTCACCAGTGTTGGACATGTGATGTTTTGATACTTGTGAAGTGTACACGAAACATTGCGTGTGAAGGTTTGAACTGTAATTTTGGATAATTATCCCACTATAAAAGGGATCAAAATATCCATATAGAGAACTTCATTTCTGAAGGGGTACGTGATGGTGAAgcacatgaaaacaaaaaagaacTCTGATAAAATGAACCAAGATACTCATTTATTACACaaatattaccaaaaaaaacaagCCATTGTTAACACTTGCATTTAACAGCTATCCCACTGACATTTTGTCCAAAGTCAACATGGTCAATACAGCATCTGCTTTTTTCACACCTCCTCCTGATAAGAGGAGGTGCTAAAATCTTTGTGAATTGTTGAGGCAAATTTCACACATTTATTAAAGATGTGCCTGAACAAAATGACAACTGACTGGTTCATGAAGTTcaaaaattttttgttaaaagtttcaattttttctttagtaGAAATTTAAAGGGAGCTATCCAAACCAAGGCTTCTTAAATTTAGctgtatttgataaaattacaaatacaaataattgaaaatatcttTGATTACAGATAACGGtcgattactttaaaaaaagttatcattatatTCAATTACGATTACTCTATAACGATTACTCCATGCCTGATCTATTAATTACAAGTAtttttctgcttctacagtgcACATCAAAAAAGAATTGTTAAACCGTAAAGATATTTATCTTTCTGtactaaaaaataaacacaacccACCTGAATTTTCTCTAGCTCCAGTTTGGCCGCCTGTAAGGTGGCTCTCTTCCACTCAATCTTTCCCCGCCTGGTGCAAGCATTACTCATGGTCATCATCTTCTCGCGCAACTCCTCTttctattaaataaaaaattacaatagacCTCCAGCAAGGGTTAAACAAGTTACCATGTACTGTACTGTTTTACACATTTAATTCTTTTCACTGACAAAAGATTAAAACTTAACACAACAAAATTACAATGATAAAACATTGCATTTGGATGCTGTACCTGGCTCTGACTACAGGTCTGGGCAAACTGAAATATTTCAGGAGGCTCAGTTGACCACGCCTCCTCCAAGGCTTCTAGTTCCAATTTCTTTctgtagaaaaaataatttaaaagatgaGTTTTGCCTGGCCACAATAGCGTGAGACAGTTATCCTTAAATACACATTCACCAGAGATctcttaaattttgaatttgacaGAACTAGGGCAAagaaatcaatgtttaaaaatttaaacatacttTTCCACTTCTGCCATCAACTGAGCATGAATTTCCGTCTGAGCCTCTATGTGGGGCTGGACCGTTAGCAGTGCAGACAATTTGCTCCGGAGATCCTCACAAGGAATGTCCTGTTCAAAGAGAGGTAACAGTAAGATCCAAGtaaaactgaatatatatatatatatacatatatgtacgtTAACCAATGTTTGTATGCCCTGCCGGTGAAAGGCTTACCTCCTCCTGAATGAAGCTACACCTGGTCTTCCGTAATTCGGTGATAGAGACCTTGAGACAGGACGGCACGATCACATGGAGGTAGTTACATAGAGACAGGGCTGTCATTGGTCCATCCCAGATATCTTCCTGCAAAGTGATCGAAGAATAAACACGATGCAGGCAGTCTGGTTGCTAAAATGTGCTTAACCTACCATTAAAACTACCTTAACAATTCATGAAATTCATACTACTTTTTACAATGCTTGTTAAATTTTGTGTCAATCGACTCAATACCTATAGATATTAATCTTAGAACACATTCCTCTGAAGAAAGAGGAATTACTGTAGCACAGTCTGTCAAACTCGTTGCAACAAGTTCTTTACCCACCCCATAAAACTCAAAAGTCTGCTTATCTATGGGgaatttcataaaattcaaatacactCTACAATGTGTGTACAGTAGTCAGTACATAAATCCCAAAGGTTTAAATCAATATccattaattttgttaacagtacatgaacatgtactgAATTCTCACAGAGTGAGTTTCATAGCCCTAATGATAATCaaagtgaataaaatatacatgcaccAGTAGTTTATAGGATTACAagtaacaattaaaaaaaacgaagAGAAATATGTGGAACAAAAAAGATGCTGTGTTGACTACTGACCTGAGTGACATCACAGTCGAGCGTCTTGTTGATGGACAGCTGGGAGATGAGGGACTTCTCCCCCTCACCTGTCACCATCACGCTGTCCCTGGGGAAGGTCATGTCCCCATGGAGGGTTGAGTTGTTGCCGGGGAGGGTCACATTGTCCCAGTCCTTACCAAGCAGGGCCTGGGTAGAGTCAACGGGGGAGGCAGCCACACCTTGGGAGGAGGTAATGGTAGGTCTGAAGGACAGGGCTGTGGAGTTCAGGGTGAGGTCCGTCAGTAAGCTCTCCGGGGGTGCCTGTTCTAGCAGTCCCTGCATGCTAATCTCCATCAGGCCTATAAATAAAATACCAGTGCTCACAACTATTGCTACAGTATTATGTacctgtatatatgtatatcaacTTGTTGTTTGATGATGATTGGAATTATTCAATAGGCTTGCAAAGCTATTGCTTACAATAAttgttaggtacatgtatttatatagacCATATCATGCATTGTTGActtcatttttcatcattgaTATAATTTGACAAGTGAATGTATTGTTATCAAGGgctaatttatttcttattcattACCTTCAAGTTTCTCATCACTTCTAGTGGTATTAGTGGTATTCATTACACTTCCACTTATAACACCTTCATCTGGCAGTTTGGGGATATCCATCAAAGGCAACCCATTGTTTTTTCCACTGCTAGTTGTTAAAGACCCAACAGTAGTGGTGGCCATCTTGGTTTCCTCCATGGCCCCCGTGTCATTCCCAAAGAAGACTGTCATATTGCCGCCTGCCATTGTTGGCAGTTTGTCCACCATCTCAGAtgtttctttcaccagactagaAGATGCTCCAGCAGAAGATGGCAGTTCTGGTTCAATTATCAAGTTAGATGTGACTGCCTTTGTTTCTTCCATCATAGCATTCCCATCATCAAACATAACAGTTTGATTCTCTACAGGTTTGGGCATATCATACTCTTCCTTACTTGATCCCGTTTCAATGCTTGTGGTTACCATCTTCGTCTCTTCCAGCATGGCACTTTTGTTGCTGAACATGAGAGTCTGGTTCTGTGGTTTTTTGGAAAGCTGAGATGCTGCTTCAATACTTGTAGTCACCATCTTCGTTTCTTCCAACATGGCACTTTTATTGCTAAACATGAGTGTCTCATTCTGAGGTTTTTTGTCCAAGTCTAAAACACCAAAATTGGTTTGTATTTGGCTGGAAATCACAAAGTCATTGTTTGTTTTGGATTGTCTTTCCTCAGGTTTCAGCAGTGTGTCATCAAATCTAGAGGTGTGCTCTTTCAGCCGGGCCTTCAAATCTGCCAATGACCTGGTGTTCCCATCATCTTTATCACCGACAGTGACTTCACTCTGTTTATCTTTCTCGCTCTGCTTTGTGTCTGGATCTTGCTCTCTAACCTCTTTTAAGGTGTTATCCTTATTGGATAGCGTTTCACTCCctgtaaaagttttctttatgttaaagGTAACTTCTTCATCAGAATCATCCTCtttcaattcatttaaattttcttttgaaactgcaacattcaaattttggttattTCCAATATCTGTCAATGAATCTTCTTTTTCTGTCTTCAGTATTGATGATGACACCACTTCTGTGTCATCCATTTTATCTTGAGCAAATTTTTTTGTCTTATCAGAATATTCATCAATTTTTGTAGCTCTCTCAGAGTTGCTTGATTGGTTTGGATGCTCAAACATGGTAAGTCCAGTCAAAGGTTTAGTCTCCTCCATCAAATCTACAGTTCTAGTTTTGTCATTAGTTTTTGTCTCACCAGTCCAAATTCCTCCAGTCAAGACTTTGGTTTCTTCCATTTGATCTTCCATTccaaatattttggttttttccaCCTCTTCATCTTCTTTTCCATCTGACCCCATCCAAATTCCCCCAGATAAAACTTTTGTTTCCTCCATCATGTCCATTTTCCCATTTCCATCAAATATTTGAGTCTTCTCTACCTCTTGTACAGAGATTTCTTCCTTTGTCCAAATTGTACCAGTGAACACTTTAGTTTCTTCCATGGCATCCCCGCTATGGAACACATGAGTTTTTTCACAGTTGCTTTCCACTGAGATTTTTTCCATAGTTACATGATTCTGCAGTAAGCCCTCTGTCCTGGACAAGTCTCTTTTCTCCGTTGTCCAAATCGTGTTATCAAGAACCGCTGTCTCGTCCATTCCATCGCCTGACCCAAATATCTGAGTTCTCTCGTGCTGGGACACAGAGGAAGAAGACTGGGCAAAGAAAACTGCATTATCCCCATCCTTCTTTTCACTTTTCAACAGCGATTTTAGGAATCCAGTTGCCTTTGGCTTCTCTGCTCCAGTCTGAACATGGAGATTGCTCTCCAGATCTCCGAGTGAATCTACATCGTTTACTGTAGTGTTGAGACCTGGCTTCAGGGAAGATGGAACGGCCATGAGCGGTGCCCGACTGGACATGCTGACCTGATCAGATAGAGTTGTGGTTCCGCTTGTGAGGACGGACATAGTGGACTGGATATTCTCCTCGTACAGACAGCTGTAGCGGTTCATGGTGGTGTAAACGAACGTCTCTGGACTCTCCTTAGATTTCACATGAAACAACTTCTCTGGTTTTTCTATGTGTAGCTCGCTGCCATaggaaattcattaaaaaaaaaattagagttAGAATTACTTTATCAAGAAACAAAGTATTTACAAGGacaaataaaaatcttgttagaaaaattatttgtttgtaaGAAAGCAAAAGCACCATACCAGTTGGCCTTTTTATCAGATGAGACAAGACTACGAAGAAAATTATAATCCACTTTGTTATTCTGGCCTTGTGATTCTCCAAAGTCATCCGGAGGTTCGTCCACTAATCCAGGTACTCCAGTCAGTTCCATTTCATCGTTCACAATGAGGGTGTGATTGACTGGATCCACCTGGACCCCAAGGGACTGCCCCTCCTCCCCTAAAGGCACTTCCTGTGTACCAAAGGATAAAAACATGTGTATTGGTGATGTATAACGCATTATAAATGTAACAGATTCAATTGTTAAATGATTCTTTAAATCAAAGGTCTTGCATTTTGTCTATTGCAATGTTTAAATATGAACACAAAGAATCAGTTTGTTACCTCTTCTGCATAGGAGAAACCTGGATGTTGTATACTGCCAGTCAGTAGTTTGTCTAGCCCTATAACCAAGCACagtaaacaaaaatcaattacattcataatttcatatatacaaaaaaagaaaaggaataaagattacatttacagtatattatttttcaagtgAAAAGGAAAGGAAAAATTCTACATGGCTTTGTGCCCTTTGATAAAGCAAGAGGTCATCaataaatcaacaacaaaaccATGCCATTCAAAGATTTTGG is part of the Magallana gigas chromosome 3, xbMagGiga1.1, whole genome shotgun sequence genome and harbors:
- the LOC105337772 gene encoding putative leucine-rich repeat-containing protein DDB_G0290503, whose amino-acid sequence is MEFTDENGLSVSKMRKEGSETRSHHRRYHRRSSSILKVPQSKLPLTDVDVNQQDDVRVPPFKKARKSENRRVSFADTCQIKEFPKDSPGAWHQENSSAENSPSLEETIEQEKPEISGLDKLLTGSIQHPGFSYAEEEVPLGEEGQSLGVQVDPVNHTLIVNDEMELTGVPGLVDEPPDDFGESQGQNNKVDYNFLRSLVSSDKKANCELHIEKPEKLFHVKSKESPETFVYTTMNRYSCLYEENIQSTMSVLTSGTTTLSDQVSMSSRAPLMAVPSSLKPGLNTTVNDVDSLGDLESNLHVQTGAEKPKATGFLKSLLKSEKKDGDNAVFFAQSSSSVSQHERTQIFGSGDGMDETAVLDNTIWTTEKRDLSRTEGLLQNHVTMEKISVESNCEKTHVFHSGDAMEETKVFTGTIWTKEEISVQEVEKTQIFDGNGKMDMMEETKVLSGGIWMGSDGKEDEEVEKTKIFGMEDQMEETKVLTGGIWTGETKTNDKTRTVDLMEETKPLTGLTMFEHPNQSSNSERATKIDEYSDKTKKFAQDKMDDTEVVSSSILKTEKEDSLTDIGNNQNLNVAVSKENLNELKEDDSDEEVTFNIKKTFTGSETLSNKDNTLKEVREQDPDTKQSEKDKQSEVTVGDKDDGNTRSLADLKARLKEHTSRFDDTLLKPEERQSKTNNDFVISSQIQTNFGVLDLDKKPQNETLMFSNKSAMLEETKMVTTSIEAASQLSKKPQNQTLMFSNKSAMLEETKMVTTSIETGSSKEEYDMPKPVENQTVMFDDGNAMMEETKAVTSNLIIEPELPSSAGASSSLVKETSEMVDKLPTMAGGNMTVFFGNDTGAMEETKMATTTVGSLTTSSGKNNGLPLMDIPKLPDEGVISGSVMNTTNTTRSDEKLEGLMEISMQGLLEQAPPESLLTDLTLNSTALSFRPTITSSQGVAASPVDSTQALLGKDWDNVTLPGNNSTLHGDMTFPRDSVMVTGEGEKSLISQLSINKTLDCDVTQEDIWDGPMTALSLCNYLHVIVPSCLKVSITELRKTRCSFIQEEDIPCEDLRSKLSALLTVQPHIEAQTEIHAQLMAEVEKKKLELEALEEAWSTEPPEIFQFAQTCSQSQKEELREKMMTMSNACTRRGKIEWKRATLQAAKLELEKIQERNRRLNVEVELTLQMATEAVHDMEQVSQELIAIEKEIQEVQNTPSLSEEEIQEYCVEKASLERKQSELLNIKNEELNINEDNNRMAGECEALAQRLSESAQLESEREDIQALENQSQKVGQEIQLLCGMSGWHLHEDSFKRNHKVFTLERNKLQLEVKHNNDSILSIEMRTCDTDGLSCREQFCYKLVTEAVNGRYLGQKYRQLSSLPKILQEVGSVVSHANSLQYNLLQLQLDHCIVFKYPSLHLEVWSPKKRCVDVSFLFLHMADSLLWSIEPSLSVMHGHLRMDALLSQISQVCLFPENSYLNRVCAAVDLESIQEETHPKCSLCGTVQA